Proteins from a genomic interval of Anatilimnocola floriformis:
- a CDS encoding ATP-dependent Clp protease ATP-binding subunit, which produces MYERFTDRARKVMQLANQEAQRFNHEYIGTEHILLGLVKEGSGVAANVLKNLDVDLRKIRLEVEKLVQSGPEMVTMGKLPQTPRAKKVIEYSMEEARNLNHNYVGTEHILLGLLREQEGVAAQVLMNLGLKLEEVREEVLNLLGHGLEGEGSSERGGREGVGAGGGGGGSGEQASSGRSSKSKTPALDSFGRDLTELARQGKLDPVIGREREIERATQILCRRNKNNPVLLGEAGVGKTAIVEGFAQRVVAGNVPEILAEKRIVVLDLAMMVAGTKYRGQFEERIKAVMNEVRRARNTILFIDELHTLVGAGGAEGAIDAANVLKPALARGEIQCIGATTLDEYRKYIEKDSALARRFQEVIVEPTGKAETIAILKGLREKYEEHHRVQITDDAVEAAVEYSERYITARCLPDKAIDVIDEAGARVRLRSMTRPPDLKEIDDEVESLGKQKEEAVANQDFERAAALRDQADKLKKKKDNITKEWREKARDNEGVVDEEVIAEVVSKMTGIPLTRMTTEDSLRLMKMEEDLHKKIISQEQAVKAVAKAVRRSRSGLKDPKRPAGCFLFAGPTGVGKTLLAKALAEFMFGDSEALIQIDMSEYMEKHNVSRLIGAPPGYVGYEEGGQLTEKIRRRPYAVVLLDEIEKAHPDVFNTLLQVMEEGRLTDSFGRRVDFRNVILIMTTNAGASAIKNESTFGFVGNPDQDASYEGMKDRVVDQIERMFRPEFLNRLDDIIVFRHLRTEDLKQVIDLELSKVRERLGERGLKLELTDDAKEFIIMKSNKGGGDDDNPYGARPLRREVERLIEDPLSEELLKGEFQGKDTIIVSAIRDDENKLRRLDFKGIVSEKKEEVPAETK; this is translated from the coding sequence ATGTACGAACGATTTACTGATCGCGCCCGCAAGGTCATGCAATTGGCCAACCAGGAGGCTCAGCGCTTCAACCATGAATACATCGGCACCGAGCACATTCTGCTCGGCCTGGTGAAAGAAGGTAGCGGCGTCGCGGCAAACGTTTTGAAGAACCTCGACGTCGATTTGCGGAAGATCCGCCTCGAAGTCGAAAAGCTCGTTCAATCGGGACCCGAAATGGTCACCATGGGCAAGCTGCCGCAAACTCCGCGGGCCAAGAAGGTCATCGAGTACTCGATGGAAGAGGCTCGCAACCTGAACCACAACTACGTCGGCACCGAACACATACTGCTCGGCCTGCTGCGTGAACAAGAAGGCGTCGCCGCTCAGGTTCTGATGAACCTCGGCCTCAAGCTCGAAGAAGTTCGCGAAGAAGTTCTCAACCTCCTGGGCCATGGCCTGGAAGGTGAAGGGAGCAGCGAACGTGGCGGCCGCGAAGGCGTGGGCGCTGGCGGTGGTGGCGGCGGCAGCGGCGAACAAGCCAGCTCGGGCCGCAGCAGCAAAAGCAAAACGCCCGCTTTGGACAGCTTTGGTCGCGATCTCACGGAACTGGCTCGCCAAGGCAAGCTCGATCCGGTGATCGGCCGCGAACGCGAAATCGAACGGGCCACGCAGATCCTCTGCCGTCGTAACAAGAACAACCCGGTTCTGCTCGGCGAAGCAGGCGTCGGCAAGACGGCCATCGTCGAAGGCTTTGCTCAGCGCGTCGTCGCTGGCAACGTTCCCGAGATCCTGGCCGAAAAGCGGATCGTGGTGCTCGACCTGGCCATGATGGTCGCCGGCACCAAGTATCGCGGTCAATTCGAAGAACGCATTAAAGCGGTGATGAACGAAGTTCGTCGCGCTCGCAACACGATTCTCTTCATCGACGAGCTTCACACCCTCGTTGGCGCTGGTGGCGCTGAAGGTGCGATCGATGCAGCGAATGTGCTCAAGCCGGCCCTGGCCCGCGGTGAGATCCAGTGCATCGGCGCTACGACGCTCGATGAATATCGCAAGTACATCGAAAAGGATTCGGCCCTCGCTCGCCGGTTCCAAGAGGTCATCGTCGAACCGACCGGCAAGGCCGAAACGATCGCGATCCTCAAGGGTCTGCGCGAGAAGTACGAAGAACATCACCGCGTGCAAATCACCGACGACGCTGTCGAAGCGGCCGTCGAGTACAGCGAGCGGTATATCACGGCTCGTTGCTTGCCCGATAAGGCGATCGACGTCATCGACGAAGCCGGCGCTCGCGTCCGTCTCCGCAGCATGACTCGGCCGCCAGATCTCAAGGAGATCGACGACGAAGTCGAATCGCTCGGCAAGCAAAAGGAAGAAGCCGTCGCCAATCAAGACTTCGAGCGGGCGGCTGCTCTCCGCGATCAAGCCGACAAGCTGAAGAAGAAGAAGGACAACATCACCAAGGAATGGCGCGAGAAGGCTCGCGACAACGAAGGTGTGGTCGACGAAGAAGTGATTGCCGAAGTCGTCAGCAAGATGACCGGCATTCCGCTCACGCGGATGACGACCGAAGACAGCCTCCGTCTGATGAAGATGGAAGAAGATCTCCACAAGAAGATCATCAGCCAGGAACAAGCGGTGAAGGCGGTCGCCAAGGCCGTTCGCCGCAGCCGCAGCGGTTTGAAAGATCCGAAGCGTCCGGCTGGTTGCTTCCTGTTCGCTGGTCCGACGGGCGTCGGCAAGACCTTGCTCGCCAAGGCTCTCGCTGAATTCATGTTCGGCGATAGCGAAGCGCTCATCCAAATCGACATGAGCGAATACATGGAGAAGCACAACGTCAGCCGGCTCATCGGTGCTCCGCCGGGCTACGTCGGTTACGAAGAAGGTGGCCAGCTCACGGAAAAGATCCGTCGCCGCCCGTACGCTGTCGTGCTGCTCGACGAAATCGAAAAGGCTCACCCCGACGTGTTCAACACGTTGCTGCAGGTGATGGAAGAAGGTCGCTTGACCGACAGCTTCGGCCGTCGCGTCGACTTCCGCAACGTGATCTTGATCATGACCACCAATGCCGGTGCGTCGGCCATCAAGAACGAATCGACCTTCGGCTTCGTCGGCAATCCTGATCAGGATGCGTCGTACGAAGGGATGAAGGACCGCGTGGTGGATCAGATCGAACGGATGTTCCGTCCGGAATTCCTCAACCGTCTCGACGACATCATCGTCTTCCGCCACCTCCGCACGGAGGATCTGAAGCAGGTGATCGACCTCGAACTCTCGAAGGTTCGCGAACGCCTCGGCGAACGCGGCTTGAAGCTCGAGCTGACCGATGATGCGAAGGAATTCATCATCATGAAGAGCAACAAGGGTGGCGGCGACGACGACAACCCGTATGGTGCCCGTCCGCTCCGCCGCGAAGTCGAACGCCTGATCGAAGACCCGCTGTCGGAAGAACTCCTCAAGGGCGAGTTCCAAGGCAAGGACACGATCATCGTCTCGGCCATCCGCGACGACGAAAACAAACTCCGCCGCCTCGACTTCAAGGGGATCGTCTCCGAGAAGAAGGAAGAAGTGCCGGCCGAGACGAAGTAA
- a CDS encoding leucine-rich repeat domain-containing protein yields MTAVLPARRHQGSVSLGFILFATVLVAVPLSIVCNWRNQVIQEHYAGVRLRQLGAIADSGAAAEYKRNFALPKECRWPIESVCMQRWGSGYLPTTDETVQLLLKLPNLKSLCLGCERKPAPSPAVPGVSSRNPGVSFAPFSRLAQLENLTLEQLEATDEDVLCFLTQRHLKELDLRGQPITDASLALAERNPTLVNLGLNDTAITDEGLQRLAGLKNLGILKLRKTRITSAGLRHLRGLKHLVYLDLEGTAIDDDAVPHLDELRSLKSLNLKSTGITRMGVNTLIQHCERVDYDY; encoded by the coding sequence ATGACCGCTGTTCTTCCCGCCCGTCGCCATCAAGGCAGCGTCAGTCTTGGTTTCATTCTGTTCGCGACTGTGCTGGTAGCGGTGCCGCTGAGTATTGTTTGCAATTGGCGGAACCAGGTGATTCAGGAGCATTACGCGGGAGTGCGGCTGCGTCAACTCGGCGCAATCGCGGATAGTGGCGCGGCAGCGGAATACAAGAGGAACTTCGCGCTGCCGAAGGAATGTCGCTGGCCGATCGAGAGTGTTTGCATGCAGCGTTGGGGGAGCGGCTATCTCCCCACGACCGATGAAACGGTGCAGCTGCTGTTGAAGCTGCCGAACCTGAAATCGCTCTGCTTAGGTTGCGAGCGCAAGCCCGCTCCTTCGCCAGCCGTGCCCGGTGTCTCGTCGAGAAATCCAGGCGTCAGTTTCGCTCCGTTTTCGCGACTGGCCCAACTGGAAAACCTGACGCTGGAACAACTGGAGGCAACCGATGAGGATGTGCTCTGCTTTCTAACGCAGCGGCACTTGAAAGAATTAGACCTCAGAGGGCAGCCCATTACCGATGCGAGCTTGGCTCTCGCGGAGCGAAATCCGACCCTGGTCAACCTTGGTCTGAATGACACCGCCATCACCGACGAAGGCTTGCAGAGACTCGCTGGGCTAAAGAATTTAGGGATCCTCAAGCTACGGAAAACTCGCATCACCTCGGCCGGGCTGCGGCATCTGCGGGGACTGAAACACTTGGTTTATCTGGATCTGGAAGGAACAGCGATTGACGACGACGCTGTTCCTCATCTCGACGAACTCCGTTCGCTGAAGTCGCTGAATCTGAAGAGTACAGGCATCACTCGGATGGGAGTGAATACGTTGATCCAGCATTGTGAGCGGGTTGACTACGACTACTAA
- a CDS encoding SDR family NAD(P)-dependent oxidoreductase, translated as MDLQLTGQRALVVGGASGIGLAIAKAFAKEGCRVLIWDRNPNTPAIAAELSLTGQAVDITDYELVKTTAAAAAESFGPIDHVIYAAGLGSGKFGFPFWKLDPSDWDRVLRVNLLGAVNTAHAFAPGLAERGRGSFLFISSVAGQIGSQTDPPYSAAKAALINFAIAAAKDLAPHNVRVNTICPGMIQTPLNRSVWQAWNDQRPEAAKRTYESWAGEKVSTVIPLKRWQTPEDVAAYAVFLASAQAQNITGQTLNVDGGWVMHW; from the coding sequence ATGGACCTGCAACTAACTGGACAACGCGCCCTGGTCGTCGGCGGCGCGAGCGGCATCGGCCTCGCCATTGCCAAAGCCTTCGCCAAGGAAGGTTGCCGGGTACTTATCTGGGATCGCAATCCCAACACTCCGGCGATCGCTGCCGAACTCTCTCTGACCGGCCAAGCGGTCGACATCACCGATTACGAACTCGTCAAAACAACGGCTGCCGCCGCCGCGGAAAGCTTCGGCCCGATCGATCACGTCATTTACGCGGCCGGTCTGGGCTCCGGCAAGTTCGGCTTTCCGTTTTGGAAGCTCGACCCGAGCGACTGGGACCGCGTGCTGCGTGTGAATCTATTGGGCGCGGTCAACACGGCCCACGCGTTCGCGCCGGGCCTTGCGGAGCGCGGCCGCGGCTCGTTCCTCTTCATTTCGTCCGTCGCCGGTCAGATCGGCTCGCAGACCGATCCGCCCTACTCCGCTGCCAAAGCGGCCCTCATCAACTTCGCCATCGCCGCGGCCAAGGACCTGGCCCCGCACAACGTCCGCGTCAACACGATCTGCCCGGGCATGATCCAAACGCCCCTCAACCGCAGCGTGTGGCAAGCCTGGAACGACCAGCGACCCGAAGCCGCCAAGCGAACCTACGAAAGCTGGGCCGGCGAAAAGGTGAGCACCGTCATCCCACTCAAACGCTGGCAAACGCCCGAAGACGTCGCCGCGTACGCAGTATTCCTGGCTTCAGCGCAGGCACAAAACATCACAGGGCAAACGCTGAATGTGGATGGCGGCTGGGTGATGCATTGGTGA
- a CDS encoding GDYXXLXY domain-containing protein — MVSKLVLIGLVAFGQISLLGGMIAIDSLPYRLGETVRLKVIPVDPRDMFRGDYSILGYDFTNLDRRKIVGLDKSDDYWRDAGREVFIVLEKSDGDLWTTKEVTTQRPSGGTYLQGTLNYGRVECGIEAYFVQEGRGRAIDDAVRAGKQVTAEVAVWQGKAKLKEVKISQ; from the coding sequence ATGGTTAGCAAACTGGTTCTCATCGGCCTCGTCGCCTTCGGCCAGATCAGCCTGCTCGGCGGCATGATTGCGATCGACAGCTTGCCGTATCGGCTGGGCGAAACAGTTCGTTTGAAGGTCATTCCTGTCGATCCGCGCGATATGTTCCGCGGCGACTACTCGATCCTCGGTTATGACTTCACCAATCTCGATCGACGGAAGATCGTCGGTCTCGATAAGAGCGACGATTATTGGCGCGATGCAGGCCGCGAGGTGTTCATCGTGCTTGAGAAGTCCGATGGCGACCTGTGGACGACGAAGGAAGTCACCACGCAGCGGCCGAGCGGCGGCACTTACTTGCAAGGGACGCTGAATTACGGCCGAGTCGAGTGCGGCATCGAAGCCTACTTCGTGCAAGAAGGCCGTGGCCGCGCCATCGACGATGCCGTCCGCGCCGGTAAACAAGTGACTGCCGAGGTTGCAGTCTGGCAAGGAAAAGCCAAACTGAAGGAGGTGAAAATCAGCCAATAA
- a CDS encoding DUF2157 domain-containing protein: MPERRPLSVEIRAWLQKELALWQQQDLLSGDQVRAILAQYESEQTARQNSQNVFLYSLGGLAALLMAAAVLLLVSFNWQEIPPAGKLAVIFGSLILTYATGAFAWQIGFPRVAEVVFFFAALLYGAAIWLIAQIFHMSAHYPDGYFWWAVGVLPLAIILDTLPLHVLFAFLLGTWFSTEIIGFRHLGAVIFGWRIPAAPNIVLLAPIMAAPGIWLAYRGKSFARLGIYLSLIVFWISLQPVAWRWEETSAFFIAAVGSMLLILGESHPPRSPLSIPYRVLGVILYGGALLPLSFTWFNDWYKSSHVLLMTLVIAASTGLVLAAAEFVRFRLLEQGKKDQADLVVDIRQRQWFPLALAGVIMVLALLPAVTGDVGIVLALLVANAAMIGLAIWLMWVGLRDDRGQPFVAGIVYFMIWMFARYADLFGIVGGMLGAAALFATCGLLIGGFAWFWHRRKQVLHG, from the coding sequence ATGCCCGAACGTCGTCCCCTGTCGGTCGAAATCCGCGCGTGGCTGCAAAAAGAACTGGCCCTGTGGCAACAACAGGATCTGCTGAGCGGCGATCAGGTCCGCGCGATTCTCGCTCAATATGAGTCCGAACAAACCGCGCGGCAGAACTCACAAAACGTCTTTTTGTATTCGCTCGGTGGTCTCGCCGCGCTGCTGATGGCCGCGGCTGTGCTCTTGCTAGTCAGTTTTAATTGGCAGGAAATTCCGCCAGCAGGGAAGTTGGCGGTCATTTTTGGTTCGCTGATTTTGACGTACGCAACCGGGGCCTTTGCCTGGCAGATCGGCTTTCCGCGCGTGGCCGAAGTCGTCTTCTTTTTTGCGGCGCTTTTGTATGGCGCTGCGATCTGGTTGATCGCGCAGATCTTTCACATGAGCGCGCATTATCCCGACGGATATTTTTGGTGGGCCGTCGGTGTGCTACCGCTGGCGATCATTCTCGATACGTTGCCGCTGCATGTGCTGTTTGCATTTTTGCTCGGAACATGGTTCTCGACCGAGATCATCGGCTTTCGGCATCTCGGCGCCGTTATTTTCGGCTGGCGAATTCCGGCAGCACCGAACATCGTGCTCCTCGCGCCGATCATGGCAGCGCCCGGCATTTGGCTGGCCTATCGCGGTAAGTCGTTTGCGCGACTCGGCATTTATTTATCGCTGATTGTCTTTTGGATTTCGCTCCAACCGGTCGCCTGGCGCTGGGAAGAAACCTCGGCGTTTTTCATCGCTGCCGTGGGATCGATGCTGCTGATCCTCGGCGAAAGTCATCCGCCGCGCAGTCCGCTGTCGATTCCTTATCGCGTGCTCGGCGTGATTCTGTACGGCGGCGCGCTCTTGCCCCTCAGCTTCACGTGGTTCAATGATTGGTACAAATCGTCGCACGTGCTGCTGATGACGCTCGTGATCGCGGCGAGCACCGGCCTGGTTTTGGCTGCAGCTGAGTTCGTGCGCTTTCGATTGCTCGAGCAAGGCAAAAAAGACCAGGCCGATCTCGTTGTCGATATTCGGCAACGGCAATGGTTTCCGCTGGCGCTGGCGGGAGTCATCATGGTGCTCGCGTTGTTGCCTGCCGTGACGGGCGACGTTGGGATCGTGCTGGCACTGCTCGTAGCGAACGCCGCGATGATCGGGCTCGCTATTTGGCTGATGTGGGTTGGTCTGCGCGACGATCGCGGCCAGCCGTTTGTGGCGGGGATTGTCTATTTCATGATCTGGATGTTTGCACGTTACGCCGATCTGTTCGGCATCGTGGGCGGCATGCTCGGTGCGGCTGCTCTCTTTGCAACGTGTGGTCTTCTCATCGGCGGCTTTGCCTGGTTCTGGCATCGCCGCAAGCAGGTGCTTCATGGTTAG
- a CDS encoding SRPBCC family protein, whose amino-acid sequence MNVIKKIAIAVATILVLLVVIGFFLPSKVHVERSVNIAAPPEQIYVYAGTPKRWPEWVAWKPTKWEFPGAETGVGAESKWDDSTGGGHLKMTKADPQKGVEYDLAFAGAPPVPGWIRFSPEGATTKVVWAFDAESSMNPLNRYFCYFALDSLVGADFEKGLANLKKKVEAESLPAEAQPEKPAAENPPPTNLPESETPPAKSE is encoded by the coding sequence ATGAATGTCATCAAGAAAATTGCGATAGCCGTGGCCACGATTTTGGTTCTGCTGGTGGTCATCGGCTTCTTCCTGCCGAGCAAGGTGCATGTCGAGCGAAGCGTGAATATCGCGGCGCCGCCGGAGCAGATCTATGTTTACGCCGGCACTCCCAAACGTTGGCCGGAGTGGGTGGCCTGGAAGCCGACGAAGTGGGAATTTCCGGGAGCGGAAACGGGAGTAGGCGCTGAGTCGAAGTGGGACGATTCGACGGGTGGCGGCCATCTGAAAATGACCAAAGCTGATCCGCAAAAGGGAGTCGAATACGATCTCGCATTCGCCGGAGCCCCGCCGGTTCCCGGTTGGATTCGCTTCTCGCCGGAAGGTGCGACGACCAAAGTCGTCTGGGCCTTCGACGCCGAGTCGAGTATGAACCCGCTCAATCGCTACTTCTGCTACTTCGCGCTTGATAGCCTGGTCGGCGCTGATTTTGAGAAGGGCCTCGCCAATTTGAAAAAGAAGGTGGAAGCGGAGTCGCTCCCTGCCGAAGCACAGCCGGAAAAACCTGCTGCCGAAAATCCGCCGCCAACAAATCTGCCCGAGAGCGAGACACCACCGGCCAAGAGCGAATAG
- a CDS encoding cytochrome c peroxidase, with translation MLFARFAALACLLGSAALLCDAAEVDRSPVDLVLGPDESWLATINQSADSVSLVRVSDGKVLHELPVGDHPTGIALLPDAKELLIACHHAGQLQRVKIDGEQLKLVRSIELGYLPHSVVVSKDGNTAYVSLTATAEVAVVDLRTNDVVQKIAVGRWPRHLALSSDCQTLAVGASGDRGISVIDLATGKQKFHETFMGLNIGQMQIGRDQEHVYTTWMTYRGFPLNIANIRQGWVLASRVGRVRLDANSRREAMALDPRGQAIADPYGFALTNDEQRMIVAAGGTHELLVYRANDLPLKAVGSDDHVPDEVLRDKDRFFRIELGGRPQGIKIGKDDQTVYVANYFKNSVQIVDLKARELKREIALGSPSEPSLAREGEVIFHDARRSLDQWYSCATCHFEGGTNTVQMDTLNDGTPFTSKTVLPLYHLADTGPWTWHGWQMDLSAAMRKSLVDTMHGPQPNDHDVQAVLAYLRELKPAPNPFLAKDGKLTAAQERGRILFNSKTANCIECHKGPMFTDGEVHEVGLESKKDAYRGFNTPTLRNVYQKTQLFHDGRASSLPEVLKGVHSPEKVAGERPLTKEEIEDLVEYLKSL, from the coding sequence ATGCTGTTTGCTCGCTTCGCCGCGCTGGCTTGTTTGCTGGGCAGCGCAGCCCTGCTGTGCGACGCCGCCGAAGTTGATCGGAGCCCGGTCGATCTCGTGCTCGGGCCCGATGAATCGTGGCTGGCGACGATCAACCAATCGGCTGACAGCGTTTCGCTCGTGCGCGTGAGCGATGGCAAGGTGCTGCACGAACTGCCGGTCGGCGATCATCCCACGGGCATTGCGCTGCTGCCCGATGCCAAGGAACTGCTGATCGCCTGCCATCACGCAGGGCAGTTGCAGCGAGTGAAAATCGACGGCGAACAGTTGAAGCTCGTTCGCTCGATCGAGCTTGGCTATCTGCCGCACAGTGTGGTGGTGAGTAAGGACGGCAACACGGCGTATGTGTCGCTGACGGCGACGGCGGAAGTGGCCGTAGTTGATCTGCGGACGAATGACGTCGTGCAAAAGATCGCCGTCGGGCGTTGGCCGCGGCATCTTGCGCTGTCGTCCGATTGTCAGACACTGGCCGTCGGCGCGAGCGGCGATCGGGGCATCAGCGTGATCGATCTCGCGACAGGCAAGCAGAAATTCCATGAGACCTTCATGGGGCTGAACATCGGCCAGATGCAGATCGGCCGCGATCAAGAACATGTTTACACCACATGGATGACCTACCGCGGTTTTCCGTTGAACATCGCCAACATTCGCCAGGGCTGGGTGCTGGCCAGCCGCGTTGGTCGGGTGCGACTCGATGCGAACTCGCGCCGCGAAGCGATGGCCCTCGATCCGCGCGGCCAAGCCATTGCCGATCCGTATGGCTTTGCGTTGACGAATGACGAACAGCGAATGATTGTCGCTGCCGGCGGCACGCATGAGCTGCTGGTCTATCGCGCGAACGATCTCCCCTTGAAAGCCGTCGGCAGCGATGACCATGTGCCCGATGAAGTGCTGCGCGACAAGGACCGCTTCTTTCGCATCGAGCTCGGCGGTCGGCCGCAGGGAATCAAGATCGGCAAAGACGATCAAACGGTGTATGTCGCCAACTACTTCAAAAACAGCGTGCAGATTGTCGATTTGAAAGCGCGCGAGCTGAAACGCGAGATCGCGCTCGGCTCGCCCAGCGAACCTTCGCTGGCCCGCGAAGGCGAAGTGATCTTTCACGATGCCCGAAGAAGTCTCGATCAGTGGTACAGCTGCGCGACCTGCCACTTCGAGGGCGGCACGAATACCGTGCAGATGGACACGCTCAACGACGGCACGCCGTTCACCAGCAAGACAGTGCTGCCACTGTACCATCTCGCCGACACCGGGCCGTGGACGTGGCACGGCTGGCAGATGGATCTCTCGGCTGCGATGCGCAAGAGCCTCGTCGACACAATGCACGGGCCGCAGCCCAACGATCACGATGTGCAAGCGGTGCTCGCGTACCTGCGTGAGTTGAAGCCGGCGCCGAATCCGTTCCTCGCCAAGGACGGCAAGCTAACCGCCGCCCAAGAACGAGGTCGAATTCTCTTCAACAGCAAAACGGCCAACTGCATCGAGTGCCACAAGGGCCCGATGTTCACTGACGGCGAAGTTCACGAAGTGGGCCTCGAGTCGAAGAAGGACGCTTACCGCGGTTTCAACACGCCGACGCTCCGCAACGTTTATCAAAAGACTCAACTCTTCCACGACGGCCGGGCAAGCTCGCTGCCGGAAGTTCTGAAGGGCGTGCACTCGCCGGAAAAAGTCGCGGGCGAACGGCCGCTGACGAAGGAAGAGATCGAGGACTTGGTGGAATATTTGAAATCGCTGTAG